TCGTCGATCACATAGCCGTGCGCGCGAGCATTCTTCTGCGCGGAAGCAAATGACTCCCTGATCTGGTCGCGATGCGACCGCACCACCTGCGGCATGAAGTATTTGGACTGCCAGACGATGATCCGGCCGTCGAGCCGACCGTGGAAGACATCGATGCCGCCGTCCCCCGGGTTGGCACTCACCTGCCGGGCACCGGGGTAAAAAACGTCCACCAGCTGGGCGACCATCTGCTCGAAGTCAGCCCGGGCGCCCGCCGCGCTGCCGGTGTTCAGCTCATGCGCACGAAAGTTGACCACAAGGTTCTCACGCGGTCCTGACACGCCGGTCGCTCCTCCTCGGGCCAGGGAGCAGGATGCCGCGATAAATCGTACACATCATCCCCCTGGCGGGAATCAACCACGCGCCAGAGCACCGTTCGGGCTGCCCAGACCGGAGGCGCCCGCGTTCCCCTTTGCGACCAGGCGCGCCGAAAGAGATGCCAGTGGCTCAGCCTGACGCGCGCCTGGGGCCGCAAAGGCACCTGCGACACGGAAACCGCCGCCCACCCTGCTCCGACCACACGCGGCCCTCGTCACCCGCCCGGATGGCTGCTGTCCTTCCGCCCGGCCTCCGGTTGGTCATACGCTGAACGGCGTGAGCGTCGTGAAGATCAATGCCATCGAGGTTCCCGAGGGCGCCGGCCCCGAGCTGGAGAAGCGGTTCGCCAACCGGCTGCACGCCGTGGACGGCCAGCCCGGCTTCGAGTCGTTCGAGCTGCTGCGCCCGGTGGCCGGCGACAACCGGTACTTCGTCGTGACGCACTGGGACAGCGAGGAGTCCTTCCAGGCATGGCTCAAGGGCCCGGCCATGGAGGCACACGCCGGGGAGCGTGCCCGTCCCGTGGCCTCCGGCGCGTCCCTGCTGGAGTTCGAGGTCGTCCACCGTTCGGTCGCCGGCGGCTCCTGACCGACCTGACCACCGCTGGCCCGGCCTGCCCCGCCGGCCGGAGCCAGGTCAGGGCAGAACACGCATCCGGGCGGCGGGGCGCCGCGCACAGGGCGCGGCACGCACCCGCCGTCCGATCAGGCA
This is a stretch of genomic DNA from Parafrankia irregularis. It encodes these proteins:
- a CDS encoding antibiotic biosynthesis monooxygenase family protein, with the protein product MSVVKINAIEVPEGAGPELEKRFANRLHAVDGQPGFESFELLRPVAGDNRYFVVTHWDSEESFQAWLKGPAMEAHAGERARPVASGASLLEFEVVHRSVAGGS